Below is a genomic region from Leucobacter exalbidus.
GTCGGTGGTTGATGCGTTGCGCACCCAGTTTGGGGTGGCCACGGCACACGCCGATCACGCCATTGATGCGGTGCCCGCCTCGAGCGCTGACGGTGCGCTGCTGGGGGTGCGCCGGTCAAGCCCGCTGTTGCGGGTGCGCCGCACGAGCTTCACGGGTAGCGGGCTCCCCGTTGAGTACGGCGAAGACAGGTATCTGCCCGATACGGTCACGTTTCAGGTGCAGGCGTCGGCCGCGAGCAATCCGCTCACGCGCACCGAGTTCTCGTCGCGGTAGCGGCGCTCAAAACCCGCCAGTGTGCTTACGCTCACCCCGTGTTATCTTCGGGGCATGCACTCTGACGCAGACGCACCATCTGATGCCGGTGAGCGCTATGCGTTCGCCACGTTCACGATGCCCACGCCAGATGGTGCGTTCACGGTGATCACCTCGGCGTACGGTGTGCTCGCCTCGGGGTGGACCCCCGACTTTGCAACACTGCTGCCCCTGGTGCATCAGACACTGCGCCCACAGCCGGCAGACGTGTACGCGCTCGCGCCGACCGAGCTCGAATCAAGCACAGTGTGGCCCGTCGCCGTCGAGGCGCAGGCCGCGGTCACCGCCTATTATGCCGGTGACACGTCGGCGCCCGGCCGCGTCCCCACGATTCAGGCCTCGGGCCCGTTTCGTGAGCACGCGTGGGAGGTGCTTCGCGAGGTGCCCCCCGGCTCCACCGTCACCTACACCGAGTACGCGCAGCGCTCGGGCCGCCCGAAGGCCGTGCGCGCGGCGGCGAGCGCGTGCGCGATGAACGCGGCGGCGCTGTTTGTGCCGTGCCACCGGGTGCTGCGCAGCGACGGTTCACTCGGCGGGTTTCGGTACGGCCTCGCGGTCAAGCAGAGCCTGCTCGGCCGCGAGCAAGCGTAATAGGCGCCAGATGCCACCATCCAGCGGCCAGCGCACAACAGCCAGCGCACCGTTCACCGGTCGGGGGCGCCAATATCCGCGACACATGTTCACGCGATCCGGTGCTTTCAGATAGCTTAGGAAGCACCACACCGCCGTTGGAAGGATCCTCATGGATGACGCTCGCATGCAAGGCCTCGCTGATATCTACCAAGATTTGCACGCCCACCCCGAGCTGAGTTTTGCCGAGGTGCGCACCGCCGCCATCGTCGCGGCGCAACTGCGTGAGCTGGGCTATGAGGTCACCGAGCAGGTGGGCGGCACCGGAGTGGTCGGGGTGCTTGAGCGCGGCGAAGGCCCCACCGTGCTGCTGCGTGCTGACATGGACGGCCTGCCCGTGCGTGAGGAGACCGGGCTGCCCTACGCGAGCGAGGTCGTCGGTATCGGCGATAACGACCAAGAGGTGCCGGTGATGCACGCGTGCGGGCACGATATGCACACGACTGCCCTGTTGGGAGCGTGCGCGCAGCTCGCTTCGCAGGATGATTGGCAGGGCCGCATTCTGGCCGTGTTCCAGCCTGCTGAAGAGAAGGGTGCAGGCGCCCGCGCCATGGTCGATGACGGCCTGTTCACTCGCTTCGGCACCCCCGCAGTGGTGCTCGGCCAGCATGTCGCCCCGCTGCCCGCTGGCGCGATCGGGCTGCGCAGTGGGCCGGCGTTTGCCGCCTCCGATAGCTTGCGCATCACCCTCTACGGCAAGGGCGGCCACGGGTCACGCCCCGAAACCACCGTCGACCCCATCGTGCTCGCCGCCGCAGTGGTGCTGCGCCTGCAGACGATCGTGTCTCGTGAGATCGCCGGCACCGAGACCGTCGTGCTCACAATCGGGTCGATTCACGCGGGCCTCGCCAGCAACATCATTCCCGAGAGCGCCGAGCTGCAGCTCAGCATTCGCACGTTCTCGGCCGATGTTCGCACCCAGGTGCTCGCCGCGGTTGAGCGCATCGTGCGCGGCGAGGCCCTCACCGCCGGCGCCGAGCGTGAGCCCCTCATCGAGTCGCTGCACTCGTTCCCCGCGGTCGTCAACGATGCGGCGGCCGTAGGAGTGCTGCGTGAATCGTTCGCCACGCACCTCGAACGGGTGATGGTCGTCGACCCCGGCGTCGTCACCGGCAGCGAAGACGTGGGCATCCTCGCACAAGAGGCGGGCGCCCCCTGTGCCTACTGGATCTTGGGCGGAGCCAACCCGGCCCTGTTCGCTGGGCTCACCTCGATCACCGAGATCGCGGCCCGCGTGGGCGAGCAGCCCTCCAACCATTCCCCGCAGTACGCCCCCGTGATTCGCCCCACGCTCGATATTGGCGTGCGGGCGCTCGAGACGGCGGCGCGCGCCTGGCTCACGAAGTAACCGCGCGCTAGTCCCCCGCCGGGCGCTGCCGCAGCTTCTTCGTGGCCGAGCGCTGCGTCTTGGCGGCGAGGTGCCGCCGCTTCGATCCCCGCGTGGGTTTCGTGGCGCGGCGCTTCGGCCCGTCGGGCGCGAGCGCGTCACCGACGAGAGCCGCGAGTTTTGCGAGCGCGACCTCGCGGTTACGCAGCTGCGACCGCTGCGCCGACGACGTCACCGTGATGGTGCCCGCGACGAGCCGGCGCTCAAGCTTCTCGAGCAGCCGCTCGCGCTGCGCGTCAGTAAGCGCGGCCGACTCGGCAATGTTCCAGCTCAGCTCAACCCGGCTGTCTGAGGTGTTGACGTGCTGCCCGCCGGGCCCCGACGACCGCGAAAATCGCCATCCCAGCTCACCCGCCGAAATGGTCACCACCCCAGGCACCTCAAGATCCATGCTCTAAGGGTGCCACGAATGCTGGCGCGCCACGTACCACGGGCCAAAGCTGCTCCGGATCGCCCCACCCCGCCCCGTGCGCACCCGAGGGCCGGTGTACGTGGAACAGCTACAGCAGCAACCAGCCGAGCAGCCCGGCCGCGATCACCACGGCCCACGCCGGGCATTTCCAGGCGGTAAGTGCCACGAACGCGGCGGCCGCGAGCACGAGCGTGGGGATGCCCGTGATGCCGGTGGTGAAGACGGGCGTGTAGAGCGCAGCCGCCAGAATACCGACGACGCCGGCGTTCACCCCCATCAGTGCACGCTGCGCCAGCGGCAGCGTGCGAATGCGATCCCAAAACGGCAGCACCCCCACCACGAGCAGCCCGGCGGGCAGGAAGATCGCGACGAGCGCGATCGCCGCCCCAAGCACCCCCGTGGGGCCCTCGGTCGCGACCCCGCCGAGGAACGCCGCGAAGGTAAACAGCGGGCCGGGCACGGCTTGGGCGGCACCGTATCCGGCGAGAAACGCTTCGGGGGTGACGAGCCCGGTGCCCACGGTGTCAGCTTCAAGCAGGGGCAGCACGACGTGGCCACCGCCGAACACGAGCGCGCCCGCGCGGGCGAACACGTTGAAGAGGCCCAGCGCGGCGTTACCCGTCGCGTGGGCGGCGAGCGGCAACACCGTGAGCAGCGCGGCAAACGCGGCGAGGCAGCTGATCGCGAGAGCCTTGGGCACCCGCACCGCGAATGGTTGCGGTGCGGGTGACGCAGCGGGCTGCGGCGCCTCGTGTGGGGAGGCAGTTGATGGGGAAGGTGCAGGCGGGAGGCGATCCGGGGCACGCAGCCAGATCAGCCCCGCAATACCGGCCGCAATGATCGCCGCGACCTGCGCGAGCACGCCGGGCACCAGCAGCACGATCGCGAGGCTGACGACCGCGATCGTGGCCCGCTGCGCATCGGGCGTGAGCGACTTCGCCATGCCGAGCACCGCGTGGGCGACGACGGCGACGGCCGCGGCCTGCAACCCAAGGATCCAGCCGGCGTCAGACAGATCTCCGAGCGCGGTGACGCCGTAGGCAAACAGCAGCAGCAGCATCGCCGAGGGCAGCGTGAACGCAACCCAGGCAGCGATCAGGCCGCGCAGCCCCGCGCGCTGCAGCCCGAGCGCCATGCCCACCTGGCTCGATGCCGGGCCAGGCAGAAACTGGCAGAGCGCGACGAGATCAGCGTAGGCACGATCGTCGAGCCATTTGCGGCGCTCAACAAAGGTCTCTCTGAAGTAGCCCAGGTGCGCGACGGGGCCGCCGAACGCGGTCACCCCGAGCTTCAGAAATGCCCAAAAGACCTCGGTAGCGGTGCCGGGATGGGACGAACGAACTTCAGTCATCCTTCCTATGTTCGCGGGTGAACGCGGCCGCGGCAAGCGCGGCGCGGTGAACAGCGAGCGAACGCTGGTCGATTGGGCAACATCAAGCGGTGGCATGGGTTGGGGACCTAGGTCCCCTGTGGTTTTGCCGTGCCCTGCGTACCGTTAAAGGGTTACTAGCAAACCATGGGGGTTTATTTATCGTGCGTCAACCACTTCTCACCGGGCTGGCAGCTGCTGCCGCGCTGACACTCATTGTGGGGGCTCCGGCGCTCGCCGACGATGCCCCGGGCGAGGGCGCCGATGCGGCCGCCGAGCCCACCGTGACCTCGTTCAGCGTGCCCGCTGATCTTGCCATCGATATTCCGTACGACGTACCTGAGTGGGGTGACTCGGGCAGCCTCACCGGCTCGGGCCTCACCTACGAGACGCCAACGTACCCCATCGCACCCGAGTATGACGGCAATGCTGCGCACCAAACGTTTGCGATGACCGCCGTCGCGGCCGAGGGTTGCGTGCGCACCGTTGACAGCTTTAACTTCGCATACACGCTCGCCACCTATAACTACATGGATCTGGGCTTCGACTCGATTCCCATCTCCGGCGGCATCGCGACCGGCACACCATTGACAGCCCCGCTGGCAGATCACTTCGCAGCGCCGTACACCGACGGTCTCACGATGCTTCCGCTCGTCAACGATCAGGTCACCACCACAGGTGACGGCCACGTGCACTTCGAAACCACGAAGGCCCATGTCGAGTTCGAAACGATGCGCCAAGACCCGGCCCCGCAGTCGGGCACCATGTCCATCGACTACCCCACCGCGGTGGATACGGCCGCAGCTCGCGGCTACATCTCGGTGACGTCGCCGCTCTACGCCTCGTGGCTGATCACCGACGCCTCGTTCACGGTGACCGACACGTGCGCCGCGGTCACCCCGCCGGTCGTCGAGCCGCCAGTGGTTGAGCCGCCGGTAGTTGAGCCGCCCGTTGTCGAACCGCCCGTCGTCGAACCGCCAGTCGTTGGACCGCCGGTGGTAGTCGATCCTTCCGCCACGGTTCCGCCCGCGGTGACGACACCGACCGCTCCCCCGGTACAGCCGGTCGTCGCCCCGAAGACGATTCCCATGGCCAAGACGCTGGCCAATACCGGCGCCGCAGATGATGCTGCGGGTGCAGGCGTTGCCGCGCTGCTCCTGCTGGGGGCCGGAGCATCAGCGATCGCTTTTGCCCGTCGCCGGGCACAGCGCACCGCGTAACCGCTGAGAAGCTCAGGCGCTGAAAACCTGAGCAGCTGCGCATCTCAAAATGCCCGCTGAGGCACCCATGGAACGGGTGCCTCAGCGGGCGTTTGGTATCTAGCGGCTAGCGAGCCTACTTACGGCCGGTGAACTTCTCCATCGAGGAATACACGTTGAAGACCTTGTCGGCGACGAGATCCCACACCCTCGTGGGCAGCACACCGCGCAGCGCCATCGCGAGCTTCACCGTCCACGGCTTGGTGACCATGGGGGTACCCGCGATCATGCCTTCCCATGCAGCACGGGCCGCGCGCACCGGCGTCATGATCGGGGTGAGAAGCGGCCCGCGGGCCCCCTCGAACATGCCCGTCGAGATGAAGCTCGGGCAAAACGTGGTGACCATGATGTGCCGGTTGCCCGTCTTCTCTAGCTCGAGGCGCAGCGATTCGCTCCACCCGATCAGCGCCCACTTCGATGACGCATACACGCTCATGTTGGGGTTCGCGAGGGTGCCGGCGGCCGACGCGATGTTGAGAATGCGCTTGGGTCGTGAGCGGTCGGCGATCATGTCGGGCAGCAGCGCTCGGGCGATCCACATCGGAGCGAGCGAGTTGACGCGCATCGTGAGCTCGATGTCGCGTTCGGGGTCATGCTCCCAAAACAATGAACCGCGCACGATGCCCGCGTTGTTCACCAAAATATCGGGGGCGCCCAGCTCATCGCGGGTGCGCGCGGCTTCACGCGCGACCGCCTCTCGGTCGGCGATGTCGACGATGTAGGCGCGCACTCGCGTAGCGGGGTGCTGGGCTTCGAGTTCGGTGGCAAGCGTTTTAGCTCGTGCTGCGTCAACGTCCCACAATGCAATCGCAGCGGCTCCTTCTTTCGCGGCACGGCGGGCGTACAGTTCACCCATGCCGCGGGCGGCTCCCGTGATAAGTACGACGGCCCCCGCGGTGACGTTGCCGGGGGTGCGCTGCGACGGAGCGCTGGGATGAGACTTCGGCGTCTGGGTCATGCCTTCCACTCTAGTGAGGACCGCAAGTGGAACCGGTAAAGCAAGTAGGCCAGCAACGCATCGCTGTTAAGTTTTGTGTATCTTTTGTATTGAAGTCTCGCACAGAAAGTTGGGTGCCGTTACCCATGACCCCGGTACGTTCCCTCGCCCCCGATCTTGCCCGCGGCTTCATGTTGCTGGGCATCGCGATCGCTAATGTGCCTGTGTATTTATGGGGGCGTGAGTTCTTTCTCGGGCAGACGCATCCGGTCGACGGCAGCGGGCTGGATCGGGCACTTTCGGTGTTCGCCATGCTCACAATCGAGCAGCGGGTGTACCCCATGTTTGCGTTCTTATTTGGGTACGGCATCATGCAGTTCGCCAGCGCTCGCGCGGG
It encodes:
- a CDS encoding methylated-DNA--[protein]-cysteine S-methyltransferase, whose protein sequence is MHSDADAPSDAGERYAFATFTMPTPDGAFTVITSAYGVLASGWTPDFATLLPLVHQTLRPQPADVYALAPTELESSTVWPVAVEAQAAVTAYYAGDTSAPGRVPTIQASGPFREHAWEVLREVPPGSTVTYTEYAQRSGRPKAVRAAASACAMNAAALFVPCHRVLRSDGSLGGFRYGLAVKQSLLGREQA
- a CDS encoding amidohydrolase, whose amino-acid sequence is MDDARMQGLADIYQDLHAHPELSFAEVRTAAIVAAQLRELGYEVTEQVGGTGVVGVLERGEGPTVLLRADMDGLPVREETGLPYASEVVGIGDNDQEVPVMHACGHDMHTTALLGACAQLASQDDWQGRILAVFQPAEEKGAGARAMVDDGLFTRFGTPAVVLGQHVAPLPAGAIGLRSGPAFAASDSLRITLYGKGGHGSRPETTVDPIVLAAAVVLRLQTIVSREIAGTETVVLTIGSIHAGLASNIIPESAELQLSIRTFSADVRTQVLAAVERIVRGEALTAGAEREPLIESLHSFPAVVNDAAAVGVLRESFATHLERVMVVDPGVVTGSEDVGILAQEAGAPCAYWILGGANPALFAGLTSITEIAARVGEQPSNHSPQYAPVIRPTLDIGVRALETAARAWLTK
- the arfB gene encoding alternative ribosome rescue aminoacyl-tRNA hydrolase ArfB, with the protein product MDLEVPGVVTISAGELGWRFSRSSGPGGQHVNTSDSRVELSWNIAESAALTDAQRERLLEKLERRLVAGTITVTSSAQRSQLRNREVALAKLAALVGDALAPDGPKRRATKPTRGSKRRHLAAKTQRSATKKLRQRPAGD
- the chrA gene encoding chromate efflux transporter — encoded protein: MTEVRSSHPGTATEVFWAFLKLGVTAFGGPVAHLGYFRETFVERRKWLDDRAYADLVALCQFLPGPASSQVGMALGLQRAGLRGLIAAWVAFTLPSAMLLLLFAYGVTALGDLSDAGWILGLQAAAVAVVAHAVLGMAKSLTPDAQRATIAVVSLAIVLLVPGVLAQVAAIIAAGIAGLIWLRAPDRLPPAPSPSTASPHEAPQPAASPAPQPFAVRVPKALAISCLAAFAALLTVLPLAAHATGNAALGLFNVFARAGALVFGGGHVVLPLLEADTVGTGLVTPEAFLAGYGAAQAVPGPLFTFAAFLGGVATEGPTGVLGAAIALVAIFLPAGLLVVGVLPFWDRIRTLPLAQRALMGVNAGVVGILAAALYTPVFTTGITGIPTLVLAAAAFVALTAWKCPAWAVVIAAGLLGWLLL
- a CDS encoding SDR family NAD(P)-dependent oxidoreductase: MTQTPKSHPSAPSQRTPGNVTAGAVVLITGAARGMGELYARRAAKEGAAAIALWDVDAARAKTLATELEAQHPATRVRAYIVDIADREAVAREAARTRDELGAPDILVNNAGIVRGSLFWEHDPERDIELTMRVNSLAPMWIARALLPDMIADRSRPKRILNIASAAGTLANPNMSVYASSKWALIGWSESLRLELEKTGNRHIMVTTFCPSFISTGMFEGARGPLLTPIMTPVRAARAAWEGMIAGTPMVTKPWTVKLAMALRGVLPTRVWDLVADKVFNVYSSMEKFTGRK